Below is a genomic region from Neisseria arctica.
GGCCGTTCATTTTCCAATTGCCGATAACCCATTTTTGATTCCACAAACTTTCCATAACAAATATCCCAAATGACCTTGGCGCACTTTATATAAAAAATAGTAGCTAAGAAAATAAATCACACACGCACATATAATAATTCGCTACCCAACACAAACAAGTGTTACAAACGATAAACATTAATGACTAGCTTTATTTTCCAACTATATTTTTAAAGAATTACAGCTGATTTTAATGTAGGCAAGTGTAGTAAATTATGAATAAATTAGCAATACTGTTGCGGTATCTATGATATTTGCTCCGAGTTAAAAGCTGCAAGCATGCAATATCCCCTTCTCTGCCTATATTTGCTTGACCCGAAACACTGAAACAGCAACAATTATACCGCTTTGATTTCCAGTTATTTCAAACCTTTAAACCATGCATGAAATCCATCTTACCCACGGCAACAAAGAAGCTATTTACCAACAGTTATTACCACAAATCGAAAGCCTGATCAGCGAAGAGCCGAGCTTGATTGCCAATTTGGCCAATATTGCTGCGGTTTTAAAAACAGCCTTCGACTGGCTCTGGGTAGGTTTTTACCTAGAAGACGCACAACGGCATGAGCTTGTACTGGGCCCGTTCCAAGGCCCTGTGGCATGTACGCGCATCCCGTATGGTCGTGGGGTATGCGGGCAAGCGTGGGCTGGCCGAAAAACCATTGTTGTCAGTGATGTTAATGTCTACCCCGATCATATTGCCTGCTCCTCCCTTTCCCAATCGGAAATTGTCGTTCCTATTTTTGATACGCAACATGACAGCCTAATCGCCGTATTGGATGTTGATGCCGACACTCTAAACCGATTCGATGATACCGACTCCGCCTACCTCGGCAAATTAGCTGCACTGATTGCCCAACAGCACAGCAAAAGCGAAACAACCGATACTATTAAAGCAGACGTAAAACCATTATAATCGCGCATAACCTATAAAACACCCGAATAACACAATATAGCGGAGCAAAAAATGAATTTCGAAAAAGCACGTTTCAATATGGTAGAACAACAAATCCGTCCATGGGACGTGTTGGACTTCGACATTTTAGATGCCTTGAGTGAGATTCCCCGTGAAGCCTTTGTGAGCGAATCCCACAAGCCCTATGCTTATTCTGATACGGCTCTCCCTTTACCCAACGGCGGCAGTATGCTTGAGCCTAAAATCGTTGCACGTATGATCCAAGGTTTGGATTTGACACCGCTGGACAAAGTTTTGGAGGTCGGCACCGGTTCGGGCTATGCTACCGCCGTTTTACGCAAAATGGCAGGAGAGGTTGTTACAATTGACATCGACGCCGAACAACAAGCCCGCGCCAAAGAAGTGTTAGATGGATTAGCGTTGAACAATATTACCTATCAAATCGGTGACGGCCTAAGCGGAGAAGCAGGCGGTTCACCATTTGATGCCATTTACATCGGTGGTGCGGTTAATAGTGTACCCGAAATCTTAAAACAACAATTAAAAGACGGTGGCCGAATGGTAGTCGTTACAGGCGATGCCCCCGTGCAACGAGCCCGCCTGATTATTCGTAAAGGTGATAAATTTACCGAAGCCACTTTATTTGATACTTTGATTCCGAAATTATCAAGTAAAACTGACGCTCCGGCAGATAAATTCAGTTTTTAAGCCTGAGCCTAAACAAAATACCAAAGCAAATTTAAGAGGCCGTCTGAAAATTTTCAGACGGCCTTTTCGTTAAATAACAGTTATCCAGCCTATATACTTAACTGATTTCAGGCCCAATTACCACATGTGTAAGTCATGTCACCAAATCTCAGACTATAATGGCTACTTACACCCACTATATAAAAATGAAAGATTATGAAACAACTATACAGCTTTAGCGCACAAGATTCTTCAGGGCAAACCATCAACATGACGGACTATGAAGACAAGGTTTTGCTGATCGTTAACACTGCCACACGTTGCGGTTTAACTCCGCAATACCAAGAATTGCAGGCTCTATATAACCGCTATGCAGATCAAGGTTTTGAAATTCTAGATTTCCCCTGCAACCAATTTCGCACACAAGCTCCCGAAGCAAGCGGAGAAATTGCACAAATATGTCAAACAAAATTCGGCACCAAATTCAAAATATTCGACAAAGTCGAAGTCAATGGCACCAACACGCACCCTATTTACCGCTACCTGAAATCTCAGAAACCTCACGATAAAGGCGGCTTAAA
It encodes:
- a CDS encoding GAF domain-containing protein — protein: MHEIHLTHGNKEAIYQQLLPQIESLISEEPSLIANLANIAAVLKTAFDWLWVGFYLEDAQRHELVLGPFQGPVACTRIPYGRGVCGQAWAGRKTIVVSDVNVYPDHIACSSLSQSEIVVPIFDTQHDSLIAVLDVDADTLNRFDDTDSAYLGKLAALIAQQHSKSETTDTIKADVKPL
- a CDS encoding protein-L-isoaspartate O-methyltransferase family protein, whose product is MNFEKARFNMVEQQIRPWDVLDFDILDALSEIPREAFVSESHKPYAYSDTALPLPNGGSMLEPKIVARMIQGLDLTPLDKVLEVGTGSGYATAVLRKMAGEVVTIDIDAEQQARAKEVLDGLALNNITYQIGDGLSGEAGGSPFDAIYIGGAVNSVPEILKQQLKDGGRMVVVTGDAPVQRARLIIRKGDKFTEATLFDTLIPKLSSKTDAPADKFSF
- a CDS encoding glutathione peroxidase; translation: MKQLYSFSAQDSSGQTINMTDYEDKVLLIVNTATRCGLTPQYQELQALYNRYADQGFEILDFPCNQFRTQAPEASGEIAQICQTKFGTKFKIFDKVEVNGTNTHPIYRYLKSQKPHDKGGLKFKDLLLKLAALGTKQENGDIKWNFTKFLVNRKGEVIERFAPSMPPSEIAPYIEALL